One region of Wyeomyia smithii strain HCP4-BCI-WySm-NY-G18 chromosome 3, ASM2978416v1, whole genome shotgun sequence genomic DNA includes:
- the LOC129728312 gene encoding uncharacterized protein LOC129728312 → MGSKLSPLLANLFMSDFEDDAQKEKYFPRVWKRYVDDVFAPVKERYLDQTLEMLNSRHSSIKFTVEREENGKLPFLDLLLTRKEDRTLKFGIYRKPTSTDRYITSDSNHFGGQKQAAFHSMAHRLYNIPMENAEFAEEKEHIHKAAEVNGYEEGFVNKILQTHRRKQHRRMSTTLQPEREEIKRVSLPFYPKITNPIKATLKRQGLQVVHKSENTLRDLLYNLKDKVPPDDNSGIYRIPCQNCPSVYIGQTRRKVKVRLKEHKAAVDNGKISESSVAAHAISCDHVINWKEAKLIKNVRKASQLNAWESYFISNSQERLMNEDDPPVTSCLFGLTKLRVQ, encoded by the coding sequence ATGGGAAGTAAACTGTCGCCGTTGTTAGCAAACCTCTTTATGAGCGATTTTGAAGACGACGCtcagaaagaaaaatatttcccaCGTGTATGGAAGCGCTATGTAGACGACGTTTTCGCTCCGGTAAAAGAACGCTACCTGGACCAAACTTTGGAAATGCTCAACTCTCGGCACAGCTCTATAAAATTCACAGTAGAGCGAGAGGAGAATGGAAAGCTACCGTTTCTGGACCTATTATTAACCAGAAAAGAGGATAGAACATTGAAATTCGGTATCTACCGTAAACCGACATCAACTGATCGCTATATAACATCGGATTCGAACCACTTTGGCGGTCAAAAGCAGGCGGCCTTCCATTCAATGGCCCATCGCCTGTATAATATACCGATGGAAAACGCAGAGTTTGCCGAAGAAAAAGAGCATATTCACAAAGCGGCCGAAGTAAATGGCTACGAAGAAGGATTCGTGAATAAAATCCTACAAACACACCGACGCAAACAACATAGACGAATGTCAACAACGCTGCAACCAGAACGAGAAGAAATCAAAAGAGTCAGCCTGCCGTTCTACCCAAAGATTACCAACCCGATCAAAGCAACACTGAAACGGCAAGGGCTTCAGGTTGTACATAAAAGTGAAAACACATTACGTGATTTACTGTACAATTTGAAGGACAAGGTTCCTCCAGATGATAATTCAGGCATTTACAGGATACCTTGCCAAAATTGCCCTtcagtttacattggacaaactcgcCGTAAGGTTAAAGTGCGCTTGAAAGAACACAAAGCTGCCGTGGATAACGGAAAAATAAGCGAATCAAGTGTAGCCGCCCATGCAATCAGTTGTGACCACGTGATCAATTGGAAAGAAGCGAAATTAATTAAAAACGTTAGGAAAGCATCTCAATTGAATGCATGGGAGTCGTACTTCATTAGCAATTCACAGGAACGATTAATGAATGAAGACGATCCCCCTGTTACATCCTGCTTATTCGGACTGACGAAACTGAGAGTGCAGTAA